One window from the genome of Rhinatrema bivittatum unplaced genomic scaffold, aRhiBiv1.1, whole genome shotgun sequence encodes:
- the GGT6 gene encoding glutathione hydrolase 6, with amino-acid sequence MLARRPGTFGRISEPPSQVRSVPRYGRGCLRSPSARQIIHQKQRQTCCHVSAALLLLAVALSFAFYEILYGGLGQTGASGEGEDWDSIKQQGLGGHRHGEEEEGGGQHHHEEEGGGQHHHEEEGGGQHHHEEEGGGQHHHEEEGGGQHHHEEEGGGQHHHGEEEGGVQHHHGEEEEEGGSQHHHGEEEEEGGGQHHHEEEGGGQHRHGEEEKEEGGGQHHHGDGVYHHATVITDSVICSDIGKGILKDGGNIIDAGISATLCLGIIHPHVAGIGGVFSAIFHNATSGITVALNSIPSRSLALAYGVPLTLQGLRLLHRHHGQLGWSELLERTAQLSKDGFHVDPVLAQALRENEGRVKSSALRDLFCYANGTLKGEGSLVVNAALAEVLRMAGSMMAEAALPEDFVKHLTQDLPPQERAVLSDAISASRAVLESPLDVELDGFRLYGAPSPAAGNILADILKEVSQRKDTLSGQGLSDTYYQILNASRHAYIKGLREDIHWNASSQESSRQTTSGGNFPQFHSAGVGSHLSTADSKGNVFMISTSLNSSFGSYVLSPSTGIILSDFTLGVDSKPLFWACPVVVKLIDEDDDDVLGVGAAGGSSVPLSIAQVLINRIYFKKPLQDATSGPFLQVVLGDDGVPWSSVPGAFNSSSLFASLQQREPGVGTSSILLVEAHAEHVRAFGSPPQCCPSSGL; translated from the exons ATGTTGGCCCGGAGACCTGGCACTTTCGGCAGAATTTCAGAGCCTCCGAGCCAAGTCCGgagtgttcccaggtatggccgTGGATGTCTGAGAAG CCCTTCGGCCCGACAGATCATTCACCAGAAGCAGAGACAGACCTGCTGCCATGTCTCTGCCGCTCTGCTGCTCCTCGCTGTGGCCCTCTCCTTCGCCTTCTACGAGATTCTGTACGGAGGCCTGGGGCAGACGGGGGCATCAGGAGAAGGGGAAGACTGGGACAGTATAAAGCAGCAAGGACTGGGGGGGCATCGccatggagaggaggaggagggaggaggtcaGCATCACcatgaggaggaaggaggaggtcaGCATCACcatgaggaggaaggaggaggtcaGCATCACcatgaggaggaaggaggaggtcaGCATCACcatgaggaggaaggaggaggtcaGCATCACcatgaggaggaaggaggaggtcaGCATCACcatggagaggaggagggaggagttcaGCATCAccatggagaggaggaggaggaaggaggaagtcaGCATCAccatggagaggaggaggaggaaggaggaggtcaGCATCACcatgaggaggaaggaggaggtcaGCATCGCcatggagaagaggagaaggaggaaggaggaggtcaGCATCACCATGGAGACGGAGTGTACCATCACGCCACAGTCATCACTGACTCAG TGATCTGCTCTGATATCGGGAAAGGCATCCTGAAGGATGGTGGAAACATTATTGACGCGGGCATCTCGGCCACGCTCTGCCTGGGAATCATCCACCCACACGTTGCTGGTATAG GTGGCGTGTTCTCGGCCATCTTCCACAACGCGACGTCTGGCATTACCGTCGCGCTCAACTCTATCCCGAGCCGGTCCCTCGCCCTAGCGTATGGCGTGCCACTGACGCTACAGGGTCTGCGCTTACTGCACCGGCACCACGGCCAGCTTGGGTGGTCAGAGCTCCTGGAACGCACGGCTCAGTTGTCCAAGGACGGCTTCCACGTGGACCCCGTGCTCGCCCAGGCCTTGAGGGAGAATGAAGGTCGTGTGAAGTCCTCTGCTCTCCGTGACCTGTTCTGCTATGCAAACGGCACTTTGAAGGGCGAAGGCTCCCTAGTTGTCAATGCGGCGTTAGCCGAGGTCCTCCGTATGGCTGGATCCATGATGGCCGAGGCGGCGCTACCAGAAGACTTTGTGAAACATTTAACTCAAGACCTTCCACCGCAAGAGAGAGCAGTGCTCTCAGATGCCATCAGTGCATCCAGAGCGGTGTTGGAGAGTCCCCTGGACGTTGAGTTGGATGGGTTTAGACTCTACGGAGCCCCTTCTCCAGCAGCTGGAAATATCCTTGCTGATATATTAAAGGAAGTAAGCCAAAGGAAGGATACGCTGTCTGGCCAAGGCCTGAGCGATACTTATTATCAGATTCTCAATGCTTCAAGGCATGCGTACATCAAAGGCCTTAGGGAAGATATTCACTGGAATGCTTCCTCCCAGGAGTCTTCAAGGCAAACGACTTCAGGAGGAAACTTTCCACAGTTCCATTCAGCTGGGGTTGGCAGTCATCTTAGCACAGCCGACAGTAAGGGTAACGTCTTCATGATTTCCACCTCTCTCAACAGCTCCTTTGGCTCTTATGTCCTCTCTCCCAGCACAGGGATCATCCTGAGCGATTTTACTCTGGGTGTGGATTCAAAACCGCTCTTCTGGGCCTGCCCTGTGGTAGTGAAACTCATCGACGAAGACGACGACGATGTCTTAGGAGTGGGAGCAGCGGGCGGGAGCTCTGTTCCTCTGAGCATTGCCCAAGTCCTTATAAACCGCATCTATTTTAAGAAGCCCTTGCAGGATGCAACAAGTGGGCCCTTTCTACAGGTGGTGCTTGGGGACGATGGTGTCCCTTGGAGCTCCGTCCCTGGTGCCTTCAACTCTTCCAGCCTGTTTGCCAGCCTGCAACAGAGAGAGCCAGGGGTGGGCACCAGTTCCATTCTGCTGGTGGAGGCCCATGCTGAGCACGTGAGGGCCTTTGGGTCTCCACCCCAGTGCTGTCCCTCCAGTGGGCTGTAG